The proteins below are encoded in one region of Acidithiobacillus ferrooxidans ATCC 23270:
- a CDS encoding modification methylase, translating into MSNHTKGPWHRNVSPATKYPTIFAGRNTHVARVVTDGGLTPEEVEANCDLIAAAPELLNALEAMLEIYGGAYDNECRRKDEQEQRTIAKAIRVVEKANGLRNVIERGHVCSDTAAYRRHAKAMGLPTHGAMQPTTIPDFFIRLLTQPDDLVVDPFGGTVKTGLAAERLGRRWLVTEWMLEYLRGASEMFCEFAGFSMHECMMAI; encoded by the coding sequence ATGAGCAATCACACAAAGGGCCCATGGCACCGCAACGTATCGCCAGCCACCAAGTACCCTACGATCTTTGCGGGGCGTAATACGCACGTTGCTCGGGTGGTCACGGACGGCGGGCTGACGCCAGAGGAAGTCGAAGCGAATTGCGATTTGATTGCGGCGGCTCCAGAACTGCTGAATGCGCTTGAAGCTATGCTGGAAATCTATGGTGGGGCCTACGACAACGAATGTCGGCGCAAGGACGAGCAAGAGCAGCGCACCATTGCGAAGGCGATCCGGGTGGTAGAGAAAGCGAACGGGCTTCGCAATGTCATTGAGCGTGGCCATGTCTGCAGTGATACCGCAGCATACCGACGACACGCCAAGGCCATGGGATTGCCGACCCATGGCGCCATGCAGCCAACCACAATTCCGGACTTTTTCATCCGGTTGCTTACTCAGCCGGATGACCTCGTGGTGGATCCGTTTGGGGGCACGGTAAAAACGGGCCTAGCTGCTGAGCGTTTGGGGCGGCGATGGTTGGTGACGGAATGGATGCTGGAGTATCTGCGTGGGGCATCTGAAATGTTCTGTGAATTCGCTGGCTTTTCCATGCACGAATGTATGATGGCTATATAG
- a CDS encoding outer membrane beta-barrel protein: MFAKKPLILAALAAGLMASGMAMASDLSGVMNSAAVYGNISGISNSGGNSAGGIGVKGSFMTNQGWMLSADYHHDFDTLIESPYQTTGGGMTGINVKAGYLFPFSQNFRVGPYLAYQYSRFGTNFNAGQVQNASLHFTNNAIGGGLEAGYGMGPLVFTGDVAYLAGVSATDTLSGNGSTTSVTSTSGSSNVVQVGLQADYQISGPWYALAGFKYDDYTNGGANLNLLQGNVGLGYSF; the protein is encoded by the coding sequence ATGTTCGCGAAAAAACCCCTCATCCTTGCCGCCCTCGCCGCCGGTCTGATGGCATCCGGCATGGCGATGGCATCCGATCTGTCCGGCGTCATGAACAGCGCCGCCGTTTACGGCAACATCTCCGGCATCAGCAATTCCGGCGGCAACAGCGCGGGTGGCATCGGCGTCAAAGGATCGTTCATGACCAACCAGGGCTGGATGCTCTCGGCCGACTACCATCACGACTTCGATACGCTGATCGAGAGCCCCTACCAGACCACCGGTGGCGGCATGACCGGCATCAACGTCAAGGCCGGATATCTGTTCCCGTTCTCCCAGAACTTCCGTGTCGGCCCTTACCTGGCCTACCAGTACAGCCGTTTCGGCACCAACTTCAACGCCGGCCAGGTGCAGAACGCCTCGCTGCATTTCACCAATAACGCCATTGGCGGCGGGCTGGAAGCCGGTTACGGCATGGGACCCCTGGTGTTCACCGGAGACGTGGCGTATTTGGCCGGCGTAAGCGCCACCGACACGCTCAGCGGCAATGGATCGACCACCTCGGTGACCAGCACGAGCGGGTCATCCAACGTGGTTCAAGTCGGCCTGCAGGCCGACTACCAGATCTCGGGCCCCTGGTACGCGCTGGCGGGATTCAAGTACGACGACTACACGAATGGCGGCGCCAACTTGAATCTGCTGCAGGGTAATGTGGGTCTGGGTTACAGTTTCTGA